The Microbacterium sp. W4I20 genome segment GAGCGCACGGTCGCAGCCGACACGGAGAGCCGCTGCGTCAGAGCCGACACCGAGAGGGGCTGTCCGGCGGCGAGGTCGCCGGACTCGATCGCCGACGCGAGCGTCTCGACGACGGCATCCGGTCGGGAGCGGACCCGGGGCGCCGGCGACAGTCCACGCAGCAGACGCGTGGACAGCAGCGATTCGATGGATTCGTCATCCGCCATGGGTTCATCCTGGCACCGGGCGACTACGACGTGCCGGCGACGGCCCTCGCGGCTTCGCGGAGCGGGTCGATCGACGATCGCTGGAAGATCTCCTCGATGAGCAGGCGCGCGGGGGCGGCGTCCCGGCGGCGTACGATTTCGCGCAGCTCCTCCAGCGACTCGCGCAGGAAGTCCGCGATGTCCTGCGGCGTGCGTTGGCGAGGAATCGTGCGCGTCAGATGCAGCGCGAGCTGGCCGTCCAGGATCTCGATCATCGTGCGGTTCCCTGTCGCGAGCACCAGGGAACCCCACAGCCCGTACCAGTGCCCTCGGACCTCACGGCTGCCGGCGAGTGTGAGGTCGAACGCGAGGAGCTCCTCGATACGGGTGTCGAACGCGGCGATCTGCGTGTCGGAGTAGGTCGGGATGACCGCCAGCGCCGCATAGCCGACCATGGCTGCGGCCGCCTCGACCCTGTCGGCCTGAGCGAACAGGTCGATCGGGGCCACCCGGGTGAAGCGATTCGTGCTCACCTCGATGAGTCCGAGATCGGCGAGCCGGGTCAGCGCCTCGCGGATCGGCGTGCGAGAGACCCCGAAATCGGCCTGCAGGTCCTGCGCACGGATCTCCTCGAGAGGGAGCAGGCGCCCCGAGACGATCTCCTCTGCGAGCATCGCGAACACCTGGTCCCGGATGAGTTCGCGGGGCGGGATCGGCAGGGGATCGTCGGCATCGTCCACGGCCACACACTACGACTCGCGGGGGCGTACCACCACACATCAGGCACTGAAACTTCACCCGCATCCGCCGCCCTTGCGTACCGTCGAGGAAAGGGCAGCGGCCCGTGCGGGCGCCCTCCCCCAGTCGCGCCCGGTCCCCCGTGCTCCGGCACCCGGGCCGCTGCCTCCTCTTCCGCTCCCGTGGCAGTTGCTGCGGGTTCAGGGCCGTTCAACCCGCAGCAAGTGCCCCGGGAGCGAAGGTTGCGCGCGCGTCAGCCGGCGACGAGAGCCAGCGACAGCGCGGCCACGGCCACCGTCGGCACGGCGACGGCGAGGCCCCAGAGCATGAAGCGCGGCCAGCTGATGGTGACCCCGAGCGCCACGATCCGGTGATGCCAGAGCAGCGTGGCGAGCGAGGCCCACGGGGTGACGAGCGGCCCCAGGTTCACGCCGATCAGGAGCGCCATCAGCGTCACAGGATCGCTCGCGGCCGGCTCCAGGATCAGGTAAGCGGGGAGGTTGTTCACGCCGTTGGCGGCGAGCGCCCCGATCCCTGCGAGCTGCAGCAGGGCCACCGGTCCGTGATCTCCCGGCACCAGCGCGGTGAGGAAATCGAGGATGCCGTTGGCGTGCGCCGTCTCGACCAGCACGAACAGTGCGGCGGCGAGACCGACGGCCGACCAGGGCACCAGACCGAGCCGCAGCACATGCCGGCGGCGCACCGCGAACAGCACGAGCAAGAGGAGAGCTGCCGCCGAAGCCGGGATCCAGACATCGTGGGTCAGGGTGAGCAGCGGCAGCAGCACGATCAGCACCGCGACGGCGCCCCAGAAGAGCACCGGATCGGAGGGGGTTCCGGGCTGCGGCACCCGGTACGCGCCGAACAGCGTCCGCCGGTGCACGACCGTGAGGATCGCGACCGGGATGAGCACGCCGACCAGCGTCGGGGCCCAGCTCAGCGCCAGGAACGCGGCGGGGTCGGCACCGATCGCGGGGGCGGCGAGCAGGTTCGTGAGGTTCGAGACCGGCAGCGCGAGGGATGCCGTGTTCGCGAGCCACACCGTCGCGAGCGCGAACGGGAGCGGCGAGACGCCGATGCTCTGCGCGAGCACCACGACGACCGGGGTCACGATCACCGCCGTCGTGTCGAGCGACAGGAACACGGTGCTCACCACGGCGAGCGCGACGACCGACACCCAGAGCGCCACGACCCGACCGCACCCCCAGCGGGCCAGCCGCTGCGCGAGCACATCGAAGACACCGGCATCCCGAGCGAGCTCGGCGACGATCGTGATCGCCACCACGAACCCCAGCACCGGGATGATGCGGGCGCCGAGCGCCCCGGCATCCGCTGCGGGCAGGAGGCCGGTGATCACGCACACCGCGGCGACGGCGATGAGCGCGAGGACGGCTATCGTCCCCGCGCCGATCCGCCGTCTGGTCGCACCCACTCCGTGAGCATAGATCCACCGGCGTGGTTCCCGTCGCACTCGTGCATGCATCCGGTGAGGGGATGGCTGCGAAATCGCGACCGGAGCAGGTTTGGGCCCCCGCCGTGAGGGTCGCGCATGGGTCGGGCGAGAACCCGTAGGGGAACCGTGAGGATCGACGGATGCTGCGCCGCAGCGGAGTTGTATCGACTCCGTGCTCGACATCATCTACATCGCGCTGACTCTCGCGCTGTTCGCCCTCGTCTCTCTCGTGGCCAAGGGGGTGGAACGACTGTGATCGTCTTCGAGATCGCCGCCGCCGTCCTCGCCGTGGCCGCGATCGTCTACCTCGTGGTCGCCCTCGTCGCCCCGGAGAAGTTCTGATGGGCGCGGAGATCTGGTTCGGCGTCCTGCAGCTTGCGGCCGTCGTGGTCGTGCTGGTGCTGCTCTACCGCCCCCTCGGCGACTACATCGCCCGCATCTACTCCACACCGCGCGACCTCCGCGTCGAACGCGGCCTCTACCGACTGATCGGCGTCGACTCGCGCTCGGAGCAGACCTGGCGCGCCTATGCCCGCAGCGTGCTCGCCTTCTCGGTCGTGGGCGTCGTGCTCGTCTACTCGCTGCAGCGCCTCCAGGCATTTCTTCCGCAGTCGCTCGGGCTGCCCGCCGTTCCCGAGGGACTCGCGTTCAACACCGCGGCATCCTTCGTGGCCAACACCAACTGGCAGTCCTACTCGCCGGAACAGACCATGGGCTACGTCGTGCAGCTCGCCGGCCTCACCGTGCAGAACTTCGTCTCGGCGGCCGTCGGCCTCACGATCGCGATCGCGCTCATCCGCGGGCTTGCGCGCCGCGGCTCGACGACGATCGGCAACTTCTGGGTCGACCTGACCCGCGGGCTCGGGCGCCTGCTCCTGCCGCTCGCGCTGATCGGCGCGGTCGTCCTGCTCGCAGGAGGCGTCGTCCAGAACTTCGCGGGCTTCACCGACATCACGACCGTCTCGGGGGGAACCCAGACGATCCCGGGCGGACCGGTCGCCTCCCAGGAGGCGATCAAGCTCCTCGGCACCAACGGCGGCGGCTTCTTCAATGCCAACTCGGCGCACCCGTTCGAGAACCCGACCGGGTTCACGAACCTGTTCCAGATCCTCCTCATCCTGGTGATCCCGTTCGCCCTCCCCCGAACCTTCGGACGCATGATCGGCGACCACCGCCAGGGCTATGCGATCGCCGCGGTCATGGGCACGATCTTCCTCGTCTCGACGTTCGCCCTCTCGGCGCTCGAACTCGCCGGTCGCGGCACCGTGCCCGAACTCGCCGGGGCCGCGATGGAGGGCAAGGAGGTGCGCTTCGGCATCCTCAGCTCCACGCTGTTCGGCAGCGCCAGCACCCTCACCTCCACCGGCGCGGTCAACTCGATGCACGACTCGTACACGGCCCTCGGCGGCATGATGCCGATGCTCAACATGATGCTCGGCGAGGTCGCCCCCGGCGGCGTCGGCTCGGGTCTGTACGGGATGCTCGTGCTCGCGATCATCGCGGTCTTCGTCGGCGGACTGCTCGTCGGCCGCACCCCGGAGTACCTCGGCAAGCGGATCGGCCCGCGGGAGATCAAGCTCGCGAGTCTCTACATCCTCGTGGTCCCGGCGCTCGTGCTGGGCGGGACTGCGCTGAGCTTCGCGATCCCCGGCATCCGGGCCGACGTCGAGGCGACCAGCATCCTGAATCCGGGCGTGCACGGCATGGGCGAGGTGCTCTATGCCTTCACCTCGGCCGCGAACAACAACGGCTCGGCCTTCGCCGGGCTCACCGCGAACACCCCCTGGTTCAACACGGCCCTGGGCGTCGCGATGCTGCTCGGCCGCTTCCTGCCGATCGTGCTCGTACTGGCACTGGCCGGCTCATTCGCCGCGCAGGAGCGGGTCCCCGCGAACTCCGGCACGCTCCCCACCCACCGGCCGCAGTTCGTCGGCCTCCTCCTCGCCGTGACGGTCATCGTCACCGCACTCACCTACTTCCCCGTGCTCGCACTGGGACCCCTCGCCGAAGGACTCGTCTGACATGACCACGAACATCGATCCATCCCACCGGTTCCTGAGCGAGGAGCGCAGCGACGAGACGAAGGGCACCGCCACACCCCCGGTCCCTGAGCCCGTCGAAGGGCAGGATGCTGCGGCATTCACACCCGCCACCGACAAGCCCGCCCGCGCGTTCGGCTGGTCGCAGCTCGTCCAGGCGCTGCCCGGGGCGCTGCGCAAGCTCAACCCGGCCTCGCTCGTCCGCAACCCTGTCATGCTGCTGGTGTGGGTCGGCGCCGCCTTCACCACCGTGCTCGCGGTCGTCGAGCCGTTCCTGGGCGGCCCGGCCGACTCCGGCGGAACCCCCGTGCCGGCCCCCTTCACCTGGGGCATCGCGGTGTGGCTGTGGCTGACCGTGCTGTTCGCGAACGTCGCCGAGTCGGTGGCCGAAGGCCGCGGCAAGGCCCAGGCCGCGACACTGCGCAAGACCCGCACCAGCACGATGGCACGGCGGGTCGTCGGGTACGACCAGGAGTCGGATGCTGCCGCCGAGCGCGCCGCGACCGCCGAGGTCTCGTCGGCCGAGCTCCAGCGCGACGACATCGTGATCGTCGAGGCGGGCGAGCTGATCCCCGGCGACGGCGACATCATCGCGGGCATCGCGACCGTCGACGAGTCGGCGATCACGGGCGAGAGCGCCCCGGTCATCCGCGAGTCCGGCGGCGATCGCAGCGCCGTCACCGGAGGCACCCGCGTGCTGTCCGACCGCATCGTCGTGCGCATCACCTCGAAGCCCGGCGAGACCTTCGTCGACCGGATGATCGCCCTCGTCGAGGGCGCGAGCCGTCAGCGCACGCCGAACGAGATCGCGCTGAACATCCTGCTCGCGAGCCTGTCGATCGTGTTCGTGATCGTCGTGCTCGCACTCAACCCCATCGCCTCGTACGCGGCGTCGCCGGTCAGCATCCCCGTGCTGATCGCTCTGCTCGTCTGCCTCATCCCGACGACGATCGGCGCCCTGCTCTCGGCCATCGGCATCGCGGGCATGGACCGCCTCGTGCAGCGCAACGTGCTCGCGATGTCGGGCCGCGCGGTCGAGGCGGCAGGAGACGTGACGACGCTGCTGCTGGACAAGACGGGCACCATCACCTACGGCAACCGTCGGGCGCACGAGGTGCTGCCCCTGAGCGGCGTGCCCGACGACGAACTGCTGCGCATCGCGGCGCTGTCGTCTCTCGCCGATCCCACCCCCGAGGGCGCCTCGATCGTGGAGCTGGCCGCGAGCCGCGGCATCCGGGTCGAACTGCTGGCGGATGCGATCGTCGTGCCGTTCACGGCGCAGACGCGCATGAGCGGGCTCGACCTCGCCGACGGCACGCAGATCCGCAAGGGCGCCGGCTCGGCCGTGCGGGCGTGGCTGTCCCTGTCGGGCGACGATGCGGAACTCACCGCGCTGACCGACGGGGTCGCCCAGAGCGGCGGCACGCCACTGGTCGTCGCCGTCAAGGGCCCTTCGACGAGCTCAGGGACCCAGGCCGACCGCATCCTCGGGGTCGTGCACCTCAAGGACATCGTCAAGGACGGACTCCGCGAGCGGTTCGACGAACTGCGCAGCATGGGCATCCGCACCGTCATGATCACGGGCGACAACCCGCTCACCGCCCAGGCGATCGCTGCGGAGGCCGGCGTCGACGATTTCCTCGCCGAGGCGACACCCGAGCAGAAGCTCGCCTACATCCGCCGCGAACAGGAGGGCGGACGCCTCGTCGCGATGACCGGCGACGGCACCAACGACGCGCCCGCGCTCGCGCAGGCCGACGTCGGCGTCGCGATGAACACCGGCACCTCTGCCGCGAAGGAAGCCGGGAACATGGTCGACCTCGACTCGGATCCGACCAAGCTCATCGACATTGTGCGCATCGGCAAGCAGTTGCTCATCACCCGCGGAGCCCTCACGACCTTCTCGCTCGCCAACGACATCGCCAAGTACTTCGCGATCATCCCGGCGATGTTCATGGGCGTCTTCCCCGGGCTCGCGACCCTGAACATCATGCAGCTTCACTCCCCGGCATCCGCCGTCACCAGCGCGATCATCTTCAACGCGATCGTGATCGTCTTCCTCATCCCGCTCGCGCTGCGGGGTGTGAAATACCGTCCGGCGAGCGCCTCGCAGATCCTGCAGCGCAACCTGCTCGTCTACGGCCTCGGCGGCGTGATCGCCCCGTTCATCGGCATCAAGCTCATCGACCTCGTCGTGAGCCTGATCCCCGGCTTCTGACGTCCTTCGTCTCGTCGCTTCGCTCCTCGCTCAGGAACCGCGCTCACACCTGGTCCCTGAGCGAGCGAAGCGAGACGAAGGGCCACCCCGCCACTTTCCAGAAAGGCCCCTCATGTCCTCCACCCGCACCGCCGTCCGCACGACGGGCGTCGCCGTCCGCGCGATGCTCATCCTCACCCTCGTGCTGGGCGTCGGGTACACCCTGCTCGTCACCGGCATCGGCCAGCTGCTGCTGCCGTACCAGGCGAACGGCTCGCCCCTCCCCGGCGACCGGGGCAGCGCCCTGATCGGCCAGGCGGCGACGGATGCCGACGGCGAAGCGCTGCCCGAATACTTCCAGTCCCGCCCCTCCGCTGCCGGCGACGGCTACGACGGCACCGCGTCGAGCGGCAGCAACCTCGGCCCCGAGAACGCCGACCTCATCGCCACCATCGCGGAGCGCAAGACCGCGATCGCCGAACGCGAGGGCGTCTCACCCGACGACGTGCCGGCGGATGCCGTGACGGCATCCGGCTCCGGTCTCGACCCGCACATCAGCGTCGCCTACGCCCTGCTCCAGGTCCCGCGCGTCGCGGCCGCCCGGGGACTCGACGAGCAGGACGTGCGCCTGCTCGTGGAGTCTAGGATTCAAGGGCGGGATCTGGGATTCCTGGGCGAGGAGCACATCAACGTCGCCGAACTCAACCTCGCACTCGATGACCGGGAGGGCGCATGAGCACAGAGCCTTCCCTTCGACGGGCTCAGGGATCCAGGGGGCGCCTCCGCGTGCTGCTGGGTGCCGCACCCGGGGTCGGCAAGACCTTCGAGATGCTCGCCGAAGGACGCCGCCTGCAGGACGAGGGGCACGACGTCGTCATCGCGATCGTCGAGACCCACGAGCGCGCGGCGACGCACGCGCAGACCGTCGGCCTCGAGGAAATCCCCCGACGAGTGGACGAGCATCGTGGCGTTCCGCTGACCGAGCTCGACGTGGACGCCGTCCTCGCGCGCTCCCCCGAGATCGCCCTGGTCGACGAACTCGCACACACGAACACGCCCGGGTCGCCGCATCCGAAGCGCTGGCAGGACGTCGAGCGGCTGCTCCAGGCCGGTATCGACGTCATCACGACCCTGAACGTGCAGCACATCGAGTCGCTGAACACGGTCGTCGAGAAGATCACCGGCATCGCCCAGCAGGAGACGATCCCGGATGCCGTCGTGCGAGCCGCCGACGAGATCGAGGTCGTCGACCTCGCACCCCAGTCGCTGCGGGATCGCCTCTCGGCCGGTCTCGTGTACCCCGCCGAGCGCATCGATGCGGCGCTGTCGAACTACTTCCGCCTCGGCAACCTCACCGCACTGCGGGAACTCGCCCTCCTCTGGCTGGCCGACGAGGTCGACAGCGCGCTGCGCAGCTATCGCGCGGAACAGGGCATCGAGGGCACCTGGCAGGCGCGCGAGCGCGTGGTCGTCGCACTGACCGGAGGCCCGGAGGGCGAGACCCTGCTGCGCCGCGGAGCCCGGATCGCGGCACGCTCAGCCGGCGGAGAGCTGCTGGCGGTGCACGTCTCCGCCCAGGACGGCCTCCGCGACGAGACGCCGGGCGCCCTCGACGCGCAGCGCACCCTCGTCGAGTCGCTCGGCGGCAGCTACCACCAGGTCGTCGGCGATGACATCCCCGGGACCCTGGTCGAGTTCGCGCAGGGCGCCGATGCCACGCAGCTCGTCATCGGCGTCAGTCGGCGCGGTCGACTCGCCGCCGCGCTCACCGGACCCGGGATCGGCTCCGAAGTCATCCGCCGCTCCGGCGACATCGACGTGCACATGGTCACGCACGCCGCGGCCGGCGGACGACTCGCCCTCCCGCGGATGACCGGCGGCGCACTGGGCTGGCGACGGCAGGTGCTCGGCTTCGCGGTCGCACTCGTGTTCGGCCCGCTGCTCTCCTGGGTGATGTTCACTTTCCGCAGCCCCGAGTCGATCACGGCTGAGGTGCTCGCGTATCAGCTGCTCGTCGTGGTGGTCGCGCTCATCGGCGGCATCCGTCCTGCCGTGTTCGCGGCGGTGCTGTCGGGCATCACGCTCGACTTCCTCTTCGTCGCTCCCCTGTTCACGATCACCGTCGCGCATCCGCTGCACGTGCTCGCGCTCGGGCTGTACGTCGTGATCGCGATCCTGGTGAGCATCATCGTCGATCAGGCCGCGCGGCGGGCGCGCACCGCCCAGCGCGCCGCAGCCGAGGCCGAGCTGCTCGCCGCGGTCGCCGGTAACGTGCTCCGCGGCGACAACGCCGTGCTGGCGCTCGTGAGCCGCACCCGGGAGGCATTCGGGCTGAGCGGCGTGCGCCTGCTCGCACCCGACGGCGAGGTGCTCGCGAGCGACGGGGAGCCGGTGCCCGACGGCCGGGCGACCGCGATCCCGGTCGGCGTCAGCCCGAACGGTGTGCCCCGCGCGACGCTGGAACTCAACGGCGACCCGCTCGCCGGTCCGGAGCGCCGGCTGCTCGACGCGATCGTGGCGCAGCTGTCCGCCGCGATCGAGCACACCGATCTCCGGGCGACGGCCTCCGAGGCCGAAGCCCTCGCAGAGACCGACCAGGTGCGCAGCGCCCTGCTCTCGGCGGTCAGCCATGACATCCGTCGTCCGCTGGCATCGGCCGTCGCCGCGATCGGGGGACTGCGCGGTGCGCACGAGCTCTCGGCATCCGATCGCGCCGAGCTGCTCGAGACCGCAGACGAGAGTCTCGCGGCACTGTCGAGCCTGGTCACCGATCTGCTCGACGTGAGCCGTGTGCAGGCGGGGGTGCTCGCCGTCTCGGCGACCCGACTGGAGGCCACGACCCCCGTGCTCGCCGCGATCGACGAGCTCGGACTCGGCCCGGCCGACGTCGACCTCGCTCTCGACCCGGCGCTCCCCGCGCTGCAGGCAGACCCCGTGCTCCTGCAGCGAGTGCTCGTCAACGTGCTGGCGAACGCGCACCGCCACGCCCCGGCGGGAACCCGCGTGCTGATCTCGACCAGTGCGCTCGGGGACCGCGCCGAGATCCGCATCGTCGATCGCGGACCCGGAGTGGCCCCCGAACGGCGGGACAGCATCTTCCAACCGTTCCAGCGCTTCGGCGACACCGACAACACGACGGGACTCGGCCTCGGACTCGCCCTGTCCCGCGGATTCACCGAGGGCATGGGCGGTACCCTGACACCCGAGGACACACCGGGCGGAGGCCTCACCATGGTCATCTCCCTGCCGCTGGCCGCATCGCGAGAAACGGAAGGCACGGAGTGAAGCTCCTCATCGCCGACGATGACCCCCAGATGGTGCGGGCGCTGCGCATCACCCTCGCGGCCCACGGGTACGAGGTCGTCGTCGCCCCGGACGGCGCGGCTGCGATCGCCGCGGCCGCACAGACGCATCCCGACCTCATCATGCTCGACCTCGGGATGCCGAGGCTCGACGGCATCGAGGTGATCCAGGCGCTGCGCGGTTGGACGAACGTGCCGATCATCGTGGTGTCCGGACGCACCGGCTCCGCCGACAAGGTCGAGGCGCTGGATGCCGGCGCCGACGACTTCGTCACGAAGCCGTTCCAGGTCGACGAGCTGCTCGCGCGGCTGCGGGCGCTGTCGCGGCGAACGGTTCCCGTAGGCGGCGAATCGGTGGTGTCGTTCGCCGACGTCGTCGTCGACCTCGCGACCAAGACGGTGACGCGCGCGGGTTCTCGCGTGCATCTGACGCCGACCGAGTGGCGCATGCTCGAGCATCTGGCGCGGCATCCCGGGGCGTTGGTCACGCGGCAGGATCTGCTAAAGGAGATCTGGGGCAGCGAGCAGGTGTCCGACTCCGGCTACCTGCGGTTGTACATGTCTCAGCTGCGCAAGAAGCTCGAGCAGGAGCCGAGCGCACCCGCCCATCTGCTCACCGAATCCGGGATGGGCTACCGGCTGGTGCTCTGACAGCCGGGTCCCCCGTTCACAATTCAGTCAGAATTTCGGCCGACCGGCCCGGGAGCGCGGTTCTGGGGGCTACGCGCAGATTCTGGCTGAATTGTGAACGGGCAGCGGCCGGAACTACCCCGCCGCGACGGCCCGGCGCCGCCGCAGCACAGCCACGACCCCGGCGACGACGAGCAGCACAGCGACGATGATCGCGGCGATCGCGGTCGTCGTGCTCTCGGGCTCCCCGGTCAGCCGCCCGACGGCGAGCCAGGAGAGGCCCCACACCGTCGCCAGCGCGGGAGCGATGCGGCCGGTGAACCACGCGGATGCCGCGCCGATCACCAGCACGGCCACGAGTACGGCGACGGCCCAGACCTCGGCCTGATCCGCCCAGCTCGCCGGGGCGACCTGAGTGAGCCACGCGGTGATGTTGGCGACCGTGGCGATCGTCACCCATCCGAAGTGGAGGCCGTTCGCGCCGTCGGTGAGAATCCGGTCGGCGAGGTTCTTCGCGGGGAAGCGCCCGAGGATCACGATGACGCGGGCGATGGTCGCGAGCAGCAGCGCGATCACGATCCAGGTGAGGACCAGCGTGAGGAACTGCGCGGTCACCAGCCACAGCCCGTTCAGCACCATGGTCGCCGCAATCCATCCGCCGACCGCGCGCTGGCGTTCGTCCACACGCTGC includes the following:
- a CDS encoding GntR family transcriptional regulator encodes the protein MDDADDPLPIPPRELIRDQVFAMLAEEIVSGRLLPLEEIRAQDLQADFGVSRTPIREALTRLADLGLIEVSTNRFTRVAPIDLFAQADRVEAAAAMVGYAALAVIPTYSDTQIAAFDTRIEELLAFDLTLAGSREVRGHWYGLWGSLVLATGNRTMIEILDGQLALHLTRTIPRQRTPQDIADFLRESLEELREIVRRRDAAPARLLIEEIFQRSSIDPLREAARAVAGTS
- a CDS encoding SLC13 family permease; this encodes MGATRRRIGAGTIAVLALIAVAAVCVITGLLPAADAGALGARIIPVLGFVVAITIVAELARDAGVFDVLAQRLARWGCGRVVALWVSVVALAVVSTVFLSLDTTAVIVTPVVVVLAQSIGVSPLPFALATVWLANTASLALPVSNLTNLLAAPAIGADPAAFLALSWAPTLVGVLIPVAILTVVHRRTLFGAYRVPQPGTPSDPVLFWGAVAVLIVLLPLLTLTHDVWIPASAAALLLLVLFAVRRRHVLRLGLVPWSAVGLAAALFVLVETAHANGILDFLTALVPGDHGPVALLQLAGIGALAANGVNNLPAYLILEPAASDPVTLMALLIGVNLGPLVTPWASLATLLWHHRIVALGVTISWPRFMLWGLAVAVPTVAVAALSLALVAG
- a CDS encoding potassium-transporting ATPase subunit F, translated to MIVFEIAAAVLAVAAIVYLVVALVAPEKF
- the kdpA gene encoding potassium-transporting ATPase subunit KdpA; the protein is MGAEIWFGVLQLAAVVVVLVLLYRPLGDYIARIYSTPRDLRVERGLYRLIGVDSRSEQTWRAYARSVLAFSVVGVVLVYSLQRLQAFLPQSLGLPAVPEGLAFNTAASFVANTNWQSYSPEQTMGYVVQLAGLTVQNFVSAAVGLTIAIALIRGLARRGSTTIGNFWVDLTRGLGRLLLPLALIGAVVLLAGGVVQNFAGFTDITTVSGGTQTIPGGPVASQEAIKLLGTNGGGFFNANSAHPFENPTGFTNLFQILLILVIPFALPRTFGRMIGDHRQGYAIAAVMGTIFLVSTFALSALELAGRGTVPELAGAAMEGKEVRFGILSSTLFGSASTLTSTGAVNSMHDSYTALGGMMPMLNMMLGEVAPGGVGSGLYGMLVLAIIAVFVGGLLVGRTPEYLGKRIGPREIKLASLYILVVPALVLGGTALSFAIPGIRADVEATSILNPGVHGMGEVLYAFTSAANNNGSAFAGLTANTPWFNTALGVAMLLGRFLPIVLVLALAGSFAAQERVPANSGTLPTHRPQFVGLLLAVTVIVTALTYFPVLALGPLAEGLV
- the kdpB gene encoding potassium-transporting ATPase subunit KdpB, whose protein sequence is MTTNIDPSHRFLSEERSDETKGTATPPVPEPVEGQDAAAFTPATDKPARAFGWSQLVQALPGALRKLNPASLVRNPVMLLVWVGAAFTTVLAVVEPFLGGPADSGGTPVPAPFTWGIAVWLWLTVLFANVAESVAEGRGKAQAATLRKTRTSTMARRVVGYDQESDAAAERAATAEVSSAELQRDDIVIVEAGELIPGDGDIIAGIATVDESAITGESAPVIRESGGDRSAVTGGTRVLSDRIVVRITSKPGETFVDRMIALVEGASRQRTPNEIALNILLASLSIVFVIVVLALNPIASYAASPVSIPVLIALLVCLIPTTIGALLSAIGIAGMDRLVQRNVLAMSGRAVEAAGDVTTLLLDKTGTITYGNRRAHEVLPLSGVPDDELLRIAALSSLADPTPEGASIVELAASRGIRVELLADAIVVPFTAQTRMSGLDLADGTQIRKGAGSAVRAWLSLSGDDAELTALTDGVAQSGGTPLVVAVKGPSTSSGTQADRILGVVHLKDIVKDGLRERFDELRSMGIRTVMITGDNPLTAQAIAAEAGVDDFLAEATPEQKLAYIRREQEGGRLVAMTGDGTNDAPALAQADVGVAMNTGTSAAKEAGNMVDLDSDPTKLIDIVRIGKQLLITRGALTTFSLANDIAKYFAIIPAMFMGVFPGLATLNIMQLHSPASAVTSAIIFNAIVIVFLIPLALRGVKYRPASASQILQRNLLVYGLGGVIAPFIGIKLIDLVVSLIPGF
- the kdpC gene encoding K(+)-transporting ATPase subunit C — encoded protein: MSSTRTAVRTTGVAVRAMLILTLVLGVGYTLLVTGIGQLLLPYQANGSPLPGDRGSALIGQAATDADGEALPEYFQSRPSAAGDGYDGTASSGSNLGPENADLIATIAERKTAIAEREGVSPDDVPADAVTASGSGLDPHISVAYALLQVPRVAAARGLDEQDVRLLVESRIQGRDLGFLGEEHINVAELNLALDDREGA
- a CDS encoding ATP-binding protein, whose amino-acid sequence is MSTEPSLRRAQGSRGRLRVLLGAAPGVGKTFEMLAEGRRLQDEGHDVVIAIVETHERAATHAQTVGLEEIPRRVDEHRGVPLTELDVDAVLARSPEIALVDELAHTNTPGSPHPKRWQDVERLLQAGIDVITTLNVQHIESLNTVVEKITGIAQQETIPDAVVRAADEIEVVDLAPQSLRDRLSAGLVYPAERIDAALSNYFRLGNLTALRELALLWLADEVDSALRSYRAEQGIEGTWQARERVVVALTGGPEGETLLRRGARIAARSAGGELLAVHVSAQDGLRDETPGALDAQRTLVESLGGSYHQVVGDDIPGTLVEFAQGADATQLVIGVSRRGRLAAALTGPGIGSEVIRRSGDIDVHMVTHAAAGGRLALPRMTGGALGWRRQVLGFAVALVFGPLLSWVMFTFRSPESITAEVLAYQLLVVVVALIGGIRPAVFAAVLSGITLDFLFVAPLFTITVAHPLHVLALGLYVVIAILVSIIVDQAARRARTAQRAAAEAELLAAVAGNVLRGDNAVLALVSRTREAFGLSGVRLLAPDGEVLASDGEPVPDGRATAIPVGVSPNGVPRATLELNGDPLAGPERRLLDAIVAQLSAAIEHTDLRATASEAEALAETDQVRSALLSAVSHDIRRPLASAVAAIGGLRGAHELSASDRAELLETADESLAALSSLVTDLLDVSRVQAGVLAVSATRLEATTPVLAAIDELGLGPADVDLALDPALPALQADPVLLQRVLVNVLANAHRHAPAGTRVLISTSALGDRAEIRIVDRGPGVAPERRDSIFQPFQRFGDTDNTTGLGLGLALSRGFTEGMGGTLTPEDTPGGGLTMVISLPLAASRETEGTE
- a CDS encoding response regulator produces the protein MKLLIADDDPQMVRALRITLAAHGYEVVVAPDGAAAIAAAAQTHPDLIMLDLGMPRLDGIEVIQALRGWTNVPIIVVSGRTGSADKVEALDAGADDFVTKPFQVDELLARLRALSRRTVPVGGESVVSFADVVVDLATKTVTRAGSRVHLTPTEWRMLEHLARHPGALVTRQDLLKEIWGSEQVSDSGYLRLYMSQLRKKLEQEPSAPAHLLTESGMGYRLVL
- a CDS encoding tryptophan-rich sensory protein, which translates into the protein MESRTQDIIRQAVIIAAATFMLIAAAVGSGAFGGTSVSELQDGALSAQGSYLAPAGPAFSIWSLIYLGLIAYTVWQALPPQRVDERQRAVGGWIAATMVLNGLWLVTAQFLTLVLTWIVIALLLATIARVIVILGRFPAKNLADRILTDGANGLHFGWVTIATVANITAWLTQVAPASWADQAEVWAVAVLVAVLVIGAASAWFTGRIAPALATVWGLSWLAVGRLTGEPESTTTAIAAIIVAVLLVVAGVVAVLRRRRAVAAG